The genomic segment GGCGGTTATGGTGGAACTGATCAAGGACAAGGCCAGCCTGGGCACCAAGGTCCAGGCCGAGAAGGTTTTCGACTGCATCATGGACTGCGCCCGCGAGGCGCTGCTCGGCGGCAATTCGGCCATTCTCACGGGCCTGGGGTCCTTCAAGGTCGTCAGCCGCGCGGCCCGCACCGGGCGCAACCCCGGCACCGGCCAGGCCATCCGCATCCCGGCCTGCAAGGTGGTCAAGTACACCATGGGCAAGCGTATCAAGAAGGCCATCGGCTAGCCGGGACCAGGGGATATGCACC from the Desulfocurvus vexinensis DSM 17965 genome contains:
- a CDS encoding HU family DNA-binding protein produces the protein MTKAVMVELIKDKASLGTKVQAEKVFDCIMDCAREALLGGNSAILTGLGSFKVVSRAARTGRNPGTGQAIRIPACKVVKYTMGKRIKKAIG